In the Lactobacillus paragasseri genome, TTTATCCATTGTCCTGTAAAAAGCATAAGCGCTAAACACACAATGATAGACTGTCCAAGTGAAATAGTAATATTTACCATGCTTCTATTAAAAAATAATTTTTCACTTGAAATTGGCATCAAATATAATTGCTGTAAAATCCCACTTTTCGCATTATTCATAGTATTACTGCCTAACATTGATACTGTATTTTGAATTGTTGTCCACAATGTGAAGCCAATAATTAAAGCTGAAAGTGATTGTCCGATAATACCCTTACTAATTGAGTTACTACCCCAAAAGATACCCATAAACATTAAAATAGTTAAAGCTAAGTCTGAGACAGAGCTAAATAAATAGCGTCGGTATATGATTAATTCACGCTGAAATTCCGCTTTTAATGCTACCATCTTCATTCTTTCCTTTCATATAAAAATCAACCACTTCATTTAAACCTTTATTTTTAGTTTTTAGATCCATCAATTTAAATTGAGTTAAAAATTTTAATAAATGCGATAAATTTTTTCGATTAGATAAAATCAATTGATAAGTAGTATTATTAATCGAAATAATCTTAGCAATACTTTCTAAAACTGCTCGTTGATTGTTTGACAGAGCTTGTGAAAATTGAACTGTGATAAATTTTTCTTGATTGAATTTATCTAAACAATCAGCTTTACTACCGCTATAAATTAACCGTCCTTTCTTTATTAGGAGAATCTGATCTGCAATTCTTTGAGCAAATGCCAATTCATGCGTAGTTAATAAAATTGCAACTCCTTCAGAAGCTAATGTTTTTAATATTCGTTCCACAGTTTCTACCGCTTCAATATCTAAACCAAGAGTCGGTTCGTCTAAAACTAAAAATTTAGGCTTAGAGATTAACGCACAGCAAATAGTAATAATCTGCTGCATCCCTCGACTTAATTCAAAAATAACCGTATCCTTTTTAGACAAGAGATCAAATTTTTCTAATAGTTCTAAGCCATTTTTTCGTGCTACTTTTTTATTTAGTCCACGTTGAGCTCCCCAATAGATAAAATTTTCCATTGGTGTCAAAGCATAAAACATATTACGTGCACTCTCTAAAACTACCCCGGTTTGTTTTAATAAAGGCGTAAAGTCATTTTTTAGCAATTTATTTTCAAAATATATTTTTCCTTCATCAGGAAGCAATAAGTTCAAAATTATTTTTAAACTTGTCGTTTTTCCCGCTCCATTAAATCCTAAAAAAGTAGTTATTTTTCCAGCGGGAATATCAAATGATAAATCTTCAATTGCCTTTGTTCCATTTTGAAAACTTTTGCTTAAGTTTCTTACTTTAAGTAACATTTTAAGTCCTCTTAAATTTCTTTCAGTTTCTTATTAATTCGCTTAACCTCATGCCATAAATGATAAAAATAAATTCCGTATGCTAAAGCATACATAATAATAAAATCAACAATCGCTTTTAGTAATGCTGATCCAGAATAGTTAAACTTATTTAAAAAGAGATAAAAGCTTAACCATGCGCCAAGACAAATGAAAAAGTTTATAAAGATTTGTTTTTTTAAAGACCAATTATCATGCTCAAAAACCAAACTGGCAAAATAAAAGAAAATTCCAATCAAAAACGAAGACCCTAACCAGAAAAGAAAATATTTTACCGAAATAGTTGTCTCTAATCCATTCTTGAAAAACTGATTTTGTAAAATATCAATTCCCAGCCAAGTCATCCCAATTCCTATTCCTACTAATCCACTATTAATTAAACGTACAATATGTTTCATAATCCCAGTCTCTCCTTTAATTTTTTTATTTTTCGACGGGCAATTTGCACACGTAATCCGTTTTTCATCAAGGCATCGATATTACCATTACTGATAATTTCTAAATGATCGATAAAACGATAATTTAGAATTGCACTTCGGGATGCTTCAATAAAATCAGTTGGTAAGTTAATGCTGGCTTGATAAAGTCTACCTTTAAAAAGATATGTTTTATCCTGCGTATAAATTATTGTCTTTTCATTTTCTACTTGAATTAAATATATTTTTGAAACTTCAATCGCATATGCTGTTTCTTTTCGATATCCCCATAAAATTTGAGGATCAGACTGCAATTCTTGAGTGATTTTTCTTATCTTGTCTGTCATCTTCTTTAGCCAAAATTCAGCTTTTTCTTTTTGTAAATCTTTATCGATATTAAACTTTATTTCCATATGCTCACTCCTTATATTGCCTATAAGTATACTCATTGCATTTTCTAAAACCAGTAATTTTCGGTAAACGGTTAAAAACTTGTGGTGAATGGTCATATCTCAAATAAATTTGAAGTTTTTGATAATATAATGATTACTAATTGGACTAACTGGGAATATTTAGTACCTACTATTCTTAAAGAATATACTGACAACGAATCAGCAGACTCTATCTATCAACGCAGTCATTCATTACCCGAACAAATTCTTGATAACATTATTAAAATCATCAAGAATACAAAAAAGCGAGAAGACCCAGTCTTCTCGCTTTTATATTAAAAACTATTATTTTAATTATTTTTCTCTTGAGTATGACTTAACATCTGCATCAATTTCAGCAATAAAGTCATCTAAACTCTTAGAAATTTGTTCTTCAGTACCATAGCGACGAACATTAACACCATTGGCATTCATTTCATCGTCACCCAAAACTAAAGTATAAGGAACTTTTTGAGTTTGTGATTCACGAATCTTGTAACCAAGTTTTTCGTTTCTGTGGTCTACTTCTGCTCTAAATCCGCGCTTAGCTAATTCTTCACGAACCTTATCAGCATATGCGCCATGAGCTTCCTCGTTAACTGGGATAATTTCAGCTTGAACTGGAGCAAGCCAAGTTGGGAAGGCACCCTTGTAAATTTCAGTTAAGTAAGCAATGAATCTTTCCATAGTACCAACAATACCACGGTGGATCATAACTGGACGGTGTTCTTCACCATCTTGACCTACATAAGTTAAGCCAAATCTTTCTGGAAGCATAAAGTCAAGTTGGATAGTTGACATAGTTTCATCGTTACCTAAAGCAGTCTTAGTTTGAATATCAAGCTTAGGACCATAGAATGCTGCTTCACCTTCTGCTTCAACATAATCAAGGCCAAGATCATCCATAGCTGCCTTAAGCATTGATTGAGATTTCTCCCACATTTCATCATTTGCGTAATACTTATCAGTGTTCTTTGGATCACGGTATGAAAGTCTGAAGTAGTAATCAGTAATATCGAAGTCTTTGTAAACATCCATGATCAACTTCAAAACTTTAGCAAATTCTTCTCTGATTTGGTCAAGTGCAACAAAAGTGTGACCATCATTCAAAGTCATTTCACGTACACGTTGTAAACCTGATAGAGCACCTGACTTTTCGTATCTGTGCATCATACCTAATTCAGCGATACGGATTGGCAATTCACGGTATGAACGAATGTGGTGCTTATAGATTTGAATATGTGAAGGACAGTTCATTGGGCGAAGTTCAAGCATTTCACCATCACCCATGTCCATTGGTGGAAACATGTCATCACGATAGTGTGCCCAGTGACCAGAAGTCTTGTATGCATCTACGTTCATCAAAACTGGAGTATAAACATGTTCATAGCCATCAGCAACTTCTTTATCAACAATGTATCTCTCGACAACGCGACGAATAGTAGCACCCTTTGGCATCCAGTAAGGAAGACCTGCACCAACTTTAGGATCAACAAAGAATAAGTCTAAGTCTCTACCAATAGTTCTGTGATCTCTTTCCTTAATTTCAGCGCGACGCTTTAAATCTTCATCTAAAGCTGCCTTCTTAAAGAATGCAGTACCAAAAATTCTTTGAAGCATTGGGTTAGAAGATTTACCTAACCAGTATGCACCAGCAACTGATAAAAGCTTAAAGTTCTTAATCTTACCAGTATTTGGTAATAAAGCTTCAAAACCAAAGTCAACAAAGTCACCTAATTTGTAAACTGCAACTTCGTCTTTTTCGTCCTTTAAAAGATCTAATTTGAATTGGTCATCTTTAAAGATATCTTCCAATTCACTCTTTTTCATTGAAGTATATTCGATCTTTTCGCCATTCTTGATTGCCTTTTGCATTTCTTTTTCAAGTTCTGGCAATTCAGTAATTTTAATTTGATCTTCCTTATCAGTATCTACAAAGAAGCCACCCTCATCTGCTTCGTGCATTCCCAAACGTAATTCTGGATACTTACGCTTAGCAATAGCTTCAAGCAAAAATGCAGCAGTAGCACGTAAAATGTCTAAACCTTCTTCATCCTTATCAGTGATGATAGCTGCTTCTACATCTTCATCAACAACGTAATCTAAAGGCTTCATTTCGCCGTTAATTTTTGCACCAACAGCAGCTTTTCCTAGAGAAGTAGCAATTGAAGATGCTAGTTCTTTAACAGAAACTGCCTTGTCAAAATCTTTCTTTGAGCCGTCTGGCAAAGTTACAGAAAAACTCATAAAATTTTACCTCCAAATAAAAAATCCCAGCACTAAAAGTAGCGCTGGGACGTTAAAATACGTGGTTCCACCCGAAATTCGAATTAATTACCAAGAATTAATTCCTCTAAAGGTCGTTAATGATACCTAACCAAATTATAAAAATTTCAGGAATGAAATTGGGGTTTTCCTCTAATCAGGAGCTTCCAGAACTAGGCTCCTGTCTCTGAGTTGAAGAAAATCATGTCTTTCATTGACTTTCATTATACTAGCTCATCAAATAGATGCAAGCAAAATTTGAAATTAATTTCTACGATTTTTACCGCCAACAAAAACCTCTTTACTCAAGAAACGAACCCGCTCCATTAAGCGTCTTGCCTTAACCTCATCAACATTATTTCTTGTTTCAGCAAAATGTTCAGCCAAATCATCCATTGTCATATTTGAACTAAAAAATGTTGGTAAAACATTATCCATGCGTTTTTGCAAAATAACGCCTAACACGTCATCACGTGACCATTCACTTAGAGTCTCTGCTCCAATATCATCAAAAACTAAAACAGGAGCTGATGCAATACGATCAATCTCGTCACTTAAGCTATTATCTTGAAAATGGCTCCCCAAACTGGCAATAAAAGAAGGTACATGTAAAAAGACTACTCGACTTCCTTGACGCGCAATAGCGTTAGCTAACCCAGCTAAGATATACGTTTTTCCTACACCAAAATCACCAGTTAGATACAAACCTTTGATATGTTTGTTCTTCTTAAAACTGGCTAAAAACATAGCTACTTCATTTAATGCAGCATCCCGTTCAGGAGTTGAATCAACATTTTCTAGTTCAACATGACGTAGTTTTCCTGGTAGATCAATCAATTCAATCCTGCGTTCTGCCCGCATTTTAGCTTCTGAGTTTAACTTTGCCTCAGTTGGAACATAGGTAATATCAATTACCTTTCCATTAAGAAAAAGCTTTGGCGTATATCCTTCCATCACAGGGTTTGGCGCCTCAATTTGCTCAACATAGTTAAAAATCGTAGGAAGAGAAGCCTGCACAATTTCTTTATTCAATTTGTCTTTATTTTGTGCGAGAAAGGCTTGAACACTGGGATGCTTTATTGCTGTTTTAGCAATCTTTTTTCCATCTTCGCTCAATTTTCTTTTCTTGATAATACGTGTGATTACTTCAGAAATATCTTCCACCAGTACAACACTTCCTATTCATTTTTACCAAATTCACGAAAGATTCGATTTCTTTCCTCAGCTGACATGGTTGTTTTCTTATTTTGATGCTGTTTTTCATACTTCGACCAATCAGTTGTCTTACGAATATTCTTTTTGGGAGCACGATAATATTGATGACTACGTTTATTCTTTCGTTCCTTAAGATATGCGATAGCTTCAGTTGGCGTGGTTATTCCTTGCTGAAGCCAATCATTAGCAATTCGATCAGCTAAATTATTAGTCAACACAGCATCATATTCAAAACAAGTATGAACAATCAAATTAATTAAAGGTGGTGTTAACCCCATTTGATCTTGCAAACGAAAGATAACTTTCTTTTCATTTGCAGTTACATAGCCACCTTTTTTCTCTTTTAATTCGTATAAATAATCAGTTGGCACCTTACTATCTACTTCACGAATTAGATCTGCATCTGCTTTTGATAATTTTTTAATTGCATGATCAGCATCTTTAGGAGTTTGACGTAACTGCTTTTTAACCATTTCTTTATTGCGATTAAGTCCAAAGTTTTCATTAACTGCATTTTGAATTGCATACATATTGAGTTTATCTGTCCCAGCTGACATCGTAATCAGCGCAGTTTCGACAAATTCTTGCTCAGTTAAATGGTAAAAATCAATAATCTGTTTAATTTCTACCTGGTGCTTTAAAACTTCTTCTTTCTTAATATGATAGCTCTCAAACAAATCAACCAAAAAGCTCCAGTCAACTTTTACCGGCTCATTACCTAACTTAATTTCACCTTTGGCATCCTTAGGAACTTCACCAGCCGCTTCTTTAACTTCAACTGGTGCATCAATCGCATTTTCAGCACTCAAGTGAAAAACATCAAAAAAGCCACTAGTAACTTCCTTAGCATCTTTTAAACCGACAAAAGTTCGCGGAGTAAATTTTTTTACCAAACGATCAAAAGCTACATTTCCTACTCGTTCAAGCAACAAACTTGAAAGTAAAAAGGTGTGAAAGAACTCACCTGCTGAAGGAACTTTTTCTACTTCAAAAATCAAAACCTCGCCTAAAACAGGATTTGAACCTAAAAATGTCTTAATTAAGCCTGTTGCCTCTAAATGATGCAAAGTTTTAAATAAGTCCTCTAATTTTAAGTTTGTTTGATCTTGAAGTTGATATAAAGTTTTATAATCTTTGGCAAAAGGTACTTCATCAAATTCTTTTGTCAATGTTATATATAATCCTACTCCACGAATACCCACAAGAGGCTCAAAAAGAGTAGTTAAAACTTTTATATTTTCTTCACTAACAGCTACTTGATTAGCCACATAAAAAGGCTGCTTAGGGTCAGCACTTTCAAACACAGGCTACCTACTCCTTATCATGTTTAGCCATCATATCTTCCATGGCTTCCATAAATCCTGAAACATCTTTAAATTGGCGATAAATACTTGCAAATCGAATGTAAGCTACATCATCTAAATTAGCCAATTCCTTCATCACCAAATTACCAATGTCTTTAGATGAAATTTCATTAAGACCTTGCTTTCTAATTTCATTTTCTACATGATCTACTAAAGTATCTAGTTGTTCGCTTGAAATTGGTCTCTTTTGCGCAGCCATCATTACGCCATGCAAAATTTTATCGCGGTTAAAGGCCTCACGAGTCCCATCATTTTTGATTACCAATAGAGGCGAGCGCTCTACTCTTTCAAAAGTAGTAAAGCGAAAACCACAATTTTCACATTCTATGCGTCGTCTAATTGCTCTATTTTCATCGCTTGGACGAGAATCAATTACTCTTGAAGCATTCTTGTGGCAATTTGGACATTCCATCTTCTCTACCTGCCTATCTTTTGTAATAAATCAGATAATCTTTTCTCTAAGTCATCTATTGTACCAGTATTAGCTACCACATAGGTAGCTCTTTTTTCTTTTTCACTTAGTGGCATTTGATTATTTATTCTAACCAAAGCTTCTTCTTTAGTGAAATTATTTCGTTTCATCAGACGTTTAACCTGCAGTTTTGGTGAAATAGAAATAACCAAAACGCCATCGCATAAGCTTTCAAAACCAGATTCAAATAGTAAAGGCACATCAACTACAACTAATTTTTCTTGATTTAAACGGTATCGCTCCATTTGTTGTTTAATTTCCTGATGAACAAGTGGATGAGTTATCTCATTTAATTTTTTCAGCTTAGTTTTATCATTAAAAACTATTCCACCTAATTTATGACGATTAATTGTTTGATCATCATTAAGAATATTGCTGCCAAAATAATTAACTATTGCCTGATAACCCTTTTGGCCTACTTCCATTATCTGATGAGCAA is a window encoding:
- a CDS encoding ABC transporter ATP-binding protein, yielding MLLKVRNLSKSFQNGTKAIEDLSFDIPAGKITTFLGFNGAGKTTSLKIILNLLLPDEGKIYFENKLLKNDFTPLLKQTGVVLESARNMFYALTPMENFIYWGAQRGLNKKVARKNGLELLEKFDLLSKKDTVIFELSRGMQQIITICCALISKPKFLVLDEPTLGLDIEAVETVERILKTLASEGVAILLTTHELAFAQRIADQILLIKKGRLIYSGSKADCLDKFNQEKFITVQFSQALSNNQRAVLESIAKIISINNTTYQLILSNRKNLSHLLKFLTQFKLMDLKTKNKGLNEVVDFYMKGKNEDGSIKSGISA
- a CDS encoding DUF3021 domain-containing protein, giving the protein MKHIVRLINSGLVGIGIGMTWLGIDILQNQFFKNGLETTISVKYFLFWLGSSFLIGIFFYFASLVFEHDNWSLKKQIFINFFICLGAWLSFYLFLNKFNYSGSALLKAIVDFIIMYALAYGIYFYHLWHEVKRINKKLKEI
- a CDS encoding LytTR family DNA-binding domain-containing protein → MEIKFNIDKDLQKEKAEFWLKKMTDKIRKITQELQSDPQILWGYRKETAYAIEVSKIYLIQVENEKTIIYTQDKTYLFKGRLYQASINLPTDFIEASRSAILNYRFIDHLEIISNGNIDALMKNGLRVQIARRKIKKLKERLGL
- a CDS encoding DnaD domain protein yields the protein MFESADPKQPFYVANQVAVSEENIKVLTTLFEPLVGIRGVGLYITLTKEFDEVPFAKDYKTLYQLQDQTNLKLEDLFKTLHHLEATGLIKTFLGSNPVLGEVLIFEVEKVPSAGEFFHTFLLSSLLLERVGNVAFDRLVKKFTPRTFVGLKDAKEVTSGFFDVFHLSAENAIDAPVEVKEAAGEVPKDAKGEIKLGNEPVKVDWSFLVDLFESYHIKKEEVLKHQVEIKQIIDFYHLTEQEFVETALITMSAGTDKLNMYAIQNAVNENFGLNRNKEMVKKQLRQTPKDADHAIKKLSKADADLIREVDSKVPTDYLYELKEKKGGYVTANEKKVIFRLQDQMGLTPPLINLIVHTCFEYDAVLTNNLADRIANDWLQQGITTPTEAIAYLKERKNKRSHQYYRAPKKNIRKTTDWSKYEKQHQNKKTTMSAEERNRIFREFGKNE
- a CDS encoding phosphate ABC transporter permease; its protein translation is MKMVALKAEFQRELIIYRRYLFSSVSDLALTILMFMGIFWGSNSISKGIIGQSLSALIIGFTLWTTIQNTVSMLGSNTMNNAKSGILQQLYLMPISSEKLFFNRSMVNITISLGQSIIVCLALMLFTGQWINFTIRIIWPIIFSLVTLFGLGYLIISLVLKFKRIGSFLAICQYLYLGILLTQFEKAEVLVKDMANLLPLVPMVSWMRMIISGSAYNFKYYLSFSAFNSIFWLLLGLFIFEKVNKAVKKQGSLSFY
- the nrdR gene encoding transcriptional regulator NrdR; translation: MECPNCHKNASRVIDSRPSDENRAIRRRIECENCGFRFTTFERVERSPLLVIKNDGTREAFNRDKILHGVMMAAQKRPISSEQLDTLVDHVENEIRKQGLNEISSKDIGNLVMKELANLDDVAYIRFASIYRQFKDVSGFMEAMEDMMAKHDKE
- the coaE gene encoding dephospho-CoA kinase (Dephospho-CoA kinase (CoaE) performs the final step in coenzyme A biosynthesis.): MTYFLGLTGGIASGKSTADEFFEKQNIPIIDSDLIAHQIMEVGQKGYQAIVNYFGSNILNDDQTINRHKLGGIVFNDKTKLKKLNEITHPLVHQEIKQQMERYRLNQEKLVVVDVPLLFESGFESLCDGVLVISISPKLQVKRLMKRNNFTKEEALVRINNQMPLSEKEKRATYVVANTGTIDDLEKRLSDLLQKIGR
- the dnaI gene encoding primosomal protein DnaI, which translates into the protein MEDISEVITRIIKKRKLSEDGKKIAKTAIKHPSVQAFLAQNKDKLNKEIVQASLPTIFNYVEQIEAPNPVMEGYTPKLFLNGKVIDITYVPTEAKLNSEAKMRAERRIELIDLPGKLRHVELENVDSTPERDAALNEVAMFLASFKKNKHIKGLYLTGDFGVGKTYILAGLANAIARQGSRVVFLHVPSFIASLGSHFQDNSLSDEIDRIASAPVLVFDDIGAETLSEWSRDDVLGVILQKRMDNVLPTFFSSNMTMDDLAEHFAETRNNVDEVKARRLMERVRFLSKEVFVGGKNRRN
- the thrS gene encoding threonine--tRNA ligase gives rise to the protein MSFSVTLPDGSKKDFDKAVSVKELASSIATSLGKAAVGAKINGEMKPLDYVVDEDVEAAIITDKDEEGLDILRATAAFLLEAIAKRKYPELRLGMHEADEGGFFVDTDKEDQIKITELPELEKEMQKAIKNGEKIEYTSMKKSELEDIFKDDQFKLDLLKDEKDEVAVYKLGDFVDFGFEALLPNTGKIKNFKLLSVAGAYWLGKSSNPMLQRIFGTAFFKKAALDEDLKRRAEIKERDHRTIGRDLDLFFVDPKVGAGLPYWMPKGATIRRVVERYIVDKEVADGYEHVYTPVLMNVDAYKTSGHWAHYRDDMFPPMDMGDGEMLELRPMNCPSHIQIYKHHIRSYRELPIRIAELGMMHRYEKSGALSGLQRVREMTLNDGHTFVALDQIREEFAKVLKLIMDVYKDFDITDYYFRLSYRDPKNTDKYYANDEMWEKSQSMLKAAMDDLGLDYVEAEGEAAFYGPKLDIQTKTALGNDETMSTIQLDFMLPERFGLTYVGQDGEEHRPVMIHRGIVGTMERFIAYLTEIYKGAFPTWLAPVQAEIIPVNEEAHGAYADKVREELAKRGFRAEVDHRNEKLGYKIRESQTQKVPYTLVLGDDEMNANGVNVRRYGTEEQISKSLDDFIAEIDADVKSYSREK